GCATTGGCCGAGGCGACCGCCTTGATCGTCGCATTCTCCTCGAAGCTCGTGCCGGTTTCGTCAGGTTCCACGAAATTCAGTTCGGCCGCGGATTTGGCGGTGAAGCCGAGCGGCCCGATCAATTCCTGTATCTCGCGGATCTTGCCGGCATTGTGGCTGGCGACGACGATGGTTTTGGTTTCGAGCTTGCGCATTCAGATATCCTGTTCGATGCCCCAGATTTTTGCCTCCGCGCATTCCAGACTGTTGCCGGCAGGGTCGCGGAAATAGATTGAGCGGCCGCCGTTTGGCCAGTGCACCTCGGATTCGATCGCGACACCCGCCGCCTTCAACTGTTCGGCCATCGCATCGATATTGCGACCGGACACCTGGAAACAGGCATGGCCTTGCCCGGTCGTGCCGTGTGGCGGCACCTGCAGTGCGTCGGGTGGCGGCGGCTTTATCGTTTCCTCTGGGTTGAAGATGAGGAGAACGCCGGGGCCACAGCGGAAGAAGACATGCCGGTTGCCGGCGCGGGTGATCTTTTCAAGCCCGAGAACGCCCTCGTAGAACGTCTCGGCCTGATCGAGATCGCGCGCATAGAGCGCCGTTTCCAGCATGCCTTCCAGCATGGCGTTCATCCCGCGATGGCCTGTTTCTGCAGGGCGACGAGTTCGCCGATGCCGTTCTTGGCAAGTCGCATCAGCGAGCTGAATTCCTCTTCGCTGAACGGCGTGCCTTCGGCCGTGCCCTGGATTTCGACGATGCCGCCGGCGCCGGTCATGACGAAGTTCGCATCGGTCTCGGCTGAGGAATCCTCGAGGTAGTCGAGATCGATCACCGCCTGGTTGGCGAAGACGCCGCAGGAGATAGCGGCGACGTGATCCTTGAGCACCCGGTCGACCTTGATCATGTTGCGGCTTTCCATCCATTTCAGACAGTCGTAAAGCGCGATCCAGCCGCCGGTGATCGAGGCCGTCCGTGTGCCGCCATCGGCCTGGATGACGTCGCAATCGAGCGTGATCTGCTTTTCGCCGAGCGCCTGCAGGTCGACGACGGCGCGCAGCGACCGGCCGATCAGCCGTTGGATTTCCTGCGTGCGGCCACCCTGCTTGCCGGCGGCGGCCTCGCGCTTCATGCGCTCGCCGGTCGCCCGCGGCAGCATGCCGTATTCGGCCGTCACCCAGCCCTTGCCGGTATTGCGCAGCCACGGCGGCGTCTTTTCCTCGAGGCTTGCGGTGCAAAGCACGTGCGTATCGCCGAATTTCACCAGGCAGGAGCCTTCCGCATGCTTGGAAAAATTGCGCTCGAACGAGACCTTGCGCATCTGGTCGGTTTTTCTGCCTGAAGGCCGCATTCTTATTCTCCTGGAGTTGTTGACCGCTTCTACGATTGGCGGCGCCTATTTGCAAATTCCCTTTTGCCACGGGTGCGAGTTTGACTATATTTTCGAAAGCATCATCAGCGTGGGTTCGAAAAGGTTCATGGGCATCAGGTCGACGTCGGTTTCGGATGCCGTTGCTGCACTGGACGAGCGCTCCAGGGAAATTTTCCGCCGCATCGTCGAAGGTTATCTCGAAAGCGGCGAGCCGCTCGGCTCGCGCAATCTGTCGCGCCTTTTGCCGATGTCGCTCTCGCCGGCCTCGGTGCGCAACGTCATGAGCGATCTCGAAGAACTCGGCCTCATTTACTCCCCGCATGTCAGCGCCGGCCGGCTGCCGACCCAGATCGGCCTGCGCTTCTTCGTCGATGCCTTCATGCAGATCGGCGATCTCTCCGCCGAGGACCGCGCCAATATCGACCGCCAGGTGCGGGCCGAAAGCGGCGGCAACCCGGTGGAATCGATGATGAACGAGGCCAGCCGCATGCTGTCGGGCATTTCGCGCGGCGCCGGCCTCGTCATCACCTCGAAAAGCGATCCGGTGCTGAAGCATGTCGAGTTCATCCGGCTGGAGCCGACAAAGGCGCTCGCCGTGCTCGTCGGCGATCACGACCAGGTGGAAAACCGTATCATCGAACTGCCGGCCGGCGTCACCTCCTCACAGCTGACGGAGGCGGCGAATTTCCTCAACGCGCACATGTCCGGCCAGACCCTGCCGGAACTGCGCAAACAATTGAGCCGTCTAAAGGATGATGTCCGCCACGAGCTCGATGCGCTGTCGCGCGATCTCGTCGAGCGCGGCATCGCCGTCTGGGCCGGCAGCCCGGACGAGGGGAAGCCCGCCCAGCTGATCATTCGCGGCCGCGCCAACCTGCTCGAAGGCCTCGCCGGCGCCGAGGATCTCGACCGGTTGCGCATGCTGTTTGACGATCTCGAAAAGAAGGACAGCCTGATCGAGATCCTCAATCTGGCTGAAACCGGTTCGGGCGTGCGCATCTTCATCGGTTCGGAAAACAAGCTCTTCTCGCTCTCCGGCTCATCGCTCATCGTCGCGCCCTATCGCGACGATGATGACCGGATCGTCGGCGCCGTCGGCGTCATCGGTCCGACGCGGCTCAATTATTCCCGCATCGTGCCGATGGTGGATTACACTGCGCAGCTCGTCTCCCGCCTCTCGCGCAATCCGCTTTGAGGTTGTCGCCGTCGATAATGCGGAATCTTCTCTTCTTCGTCACGCAGACTTGATTTTTTTCGGTCAAACCTCGATATCGGGCGCATCTGAAGACACCAACCGGAGACCGTCATGACCGATGAAACGACGAAAAACGGACCTGACGCAACTGCGGCCGATGCCGCAGCAGACGCCGCCGCCAACGTCGAGATTGATAATTCCGTGCAGGAGGAGGCAAAGCAGCCGGATCCGCTCGAGCTTCTGAAGGCCGAGAATGCCGAGCTGCGCGACCGCTATCTGCGCCTTGCCGCCGAGATGGATAATCTGCGCCGTCGCACCGAGCGCGAGGTGAAGGATGCAAAATCCTATTCCGTCGCCGGTTTCGCCCGCGACATGCTCGCCGTCTCGGACAATCTGCGCCGGGCGCTGGACGCCATCTCTCCGGAGGCCAAGGCCACGGCCGATGCCGGCCTCACCACGCTGATCGAGGGTGTGGAGATGACCGAGCGCTCGATGCTGTCGGCGCTGGAGCGACACGGCGTTCGCAAACTCGAGCCGGTCGGCCAGAAATTCGATCCGAATTTCCATCAGGCGATGTTCGAGGTGCCGAACTCCGAAGTGCCGAACAACACGGTCGTCCAGGTCGTGCAGGCAGGCTTCACCATCGGCGAGCGCGTGCTGCGCCCGGCCATGGTCGGTGTCGCCAAGGGCGGCCCGAAGCCGGTCGAGGCCGAAATCAATTCCGTCTTCGACGAGAAGGACGCCTGACGTCGTTTTCCCTCTCCGTATCGGAGAAGGAAAGAAAAACTCAGATGCGGGCGAAGCGTTCGATCAAAAGATCGAAGAAGCCGTCCGCATCGACGTGGCGCATCACTTTCGCATTGCGCTTGCGATCGGTCACATGCCACCAGTCGACCACGGTCATGCCGACGGTGAGTTCCGACCGGACCTCGATCTCGACATTGCAGTCCCGGCCCTGGAAAAGTGCCGGCTTCAAGAGATAAGCGATCACGGTCGGGTCGTGCAGCGGCCCGCCGTCGGAGCCGTATTTCTCGATATCGAAGCGTTCAAAGAATTCCAGCATCTCGACTATCGCCTTTGCCGGCGCCGTGCGGATCTCGGCCATGCGTTTCACCCGGTCCTTGCGGGTCAGCAACTGGTGCGTCACGTCAAGCGGCATCATCACGATCGGCACACCCGAGCGGAAGACGATGTCGGCCGCTTCCGGATCGACATAAATGTTGAACTCGGCGGCCGGCGTAATATTGCCGCCCTCGAAGAAGCCGCCGCCCATCATGACCAGCTCGCGAATGCGGGCAACGATGTCGGGCGCCTTCTGGAAGGCCATGCCGATATTGGTGAGCGGCCCGAGCGTGCAGAGCGTCACGGTGCCCTCCGGCTCGCGGCGCAGCGTCTCGATGATGAAATCGACGGAATGGCCAGGTTGCAGCGCCATGGTCGGCTCGTTGAGAACAGGGCCGTCGAGGCCGGTCTTGCCGTGCACATGTTCTGCTGTCACCAGTTTGCGGGCGATCGGTCCCTCGGCGCCGGCAAAAACCTTCACATCCGTGCGGCCGCAGAGCTCGCAGACTATGCGCGCGTTGCGGCTGGTGAATGACAGCGGCACGTTGCCGGCGACCGTCGTAATGCCGAGCACCTCGAGCTCATCGGGGCTGCCGAAAGCCAGCATGATGGCGGCCGCGTCGTCCTGGCCCGGATCCGTGTCGATGATGATTTTTCTCGCGCTTGCCATTCCACTCGTCCCGTTTTCGCCATGCCGATTGTCCCGGCAGACACCATCTCTTCATTTCCCGTCGCAAATCGGCACATTCCGCGCGGGCATGTTTTGATGCGAGGCAG
This DNA window, taken from Rhizobium etli CFN 42, encodes the following:
- a CDS encoding VOC family protein, with protein sequence MNAMLEGMLETALYARDLDQAETFYEGVLGLEKITRAGNRHVFFRCGPGVLLIFNPEETIKPPPPDALQVPPHGTTGQGHACFQVSGRNIDAMAEQLKAAGVAIESEVHWPNGGRSIYFRDPAGNSLECAEAKIWGIEQDI
- the rph gene encoding ribonuclease PH; protein product: MRPSGRKTDQMRKVSFERNFSKHAEGSCLVKFGDTHVLCTASLEEKTPPWLRNTGKGWVTAEYGMLPRATGERMKREAAAGKQGGRTQEIQRLIGRSLRAVVDLQALGEKQITLDCDVIQADGGTRTASITGGWIALYDCLKWMESRNMIKVDRVLKDHVAAISCGVFANQAVIDLDYLEDSSAETDANFVMTGAGGIVEIQGTAEGTPFSEEEFSSLMRLAKNGIGELVALQKQAIAG
- the hrcA gene encoding heat-inducible transcriptional repressor HrcA; translation: MGIRSTSVSDAVAALDERSREIFRRIVEGYLESGEPLGSRNLSRLLPMSLSPASVRNVMSDLEELGLIYSPHVSAGRLPTQIGLRFFVDAFMQIGDLSAEDRANIDRQVRAESGGNPVESMMNEASRMLSGISRGAGLVITSKSDPVLKHVEFIRLEPTKALAVLVGDHDQVENRIIELPAGVTSSQLTEAANFLNAHMSGQTLPELRKQLSRLKDDVRHELDALSRDLVERGIAVWAGSPDEGKPAQLIIRGRANLLEGLAGAEDLDRLRMLFDDLEKKDSLIEILNLAETGSGVRIFIGSENKLFSLSGSSLIVAPYRDDDDRIVGAVGVIGPTRLNYSRIVPMVDYTAQLVSRLSRNPL
- the grpE gene encoding nucleotide exchange factor GrpE, with translation MTDETTKNGPDATAADAAADAAANVEIDNSVQEEAKQPDPLELLKAENAELRDRYLRLAAEMDNLRRRTEREVKDAKSYSVAGFARDMLAVSDNLRRALDAISPEAKATADAGLTTLIEGVEMTERSMLSALERHGVRKLEPVGQKFDPNFHQAMFEVPNSEVPNNTVVQVVQAGFTIGERVLRPAMVGVAKGGPKPVEAEINSVFDEKDA
- a CDS encoding nucleoside hydrolase, which encodes MASARKIIIDTDPGQDDAAAIMLAFGSPDELEVLGITTVAGNVPLSFTSRNARIVCELCGRTDVKVFAGAEGPIARKLVTAEHVHGKTGLDGPVLNEPTMALQPGHSVDFIIETLRREPEGTVTLCTLGPLTNIGMAFQKAPDIVARIRELVMMGGGFFEGGNITPAAEFNIYVDPEAADIVFRSGVPIVMMPLDVTHQLLTRKDRVKRMAEIRTAPAKAIVEMLEFFERFDIEKYGSDGGPLHDPTVIAYLLKPALFQGRDCNVEIEVRSELTVGMTVVDWWHVTDRKRNAKVMRHVDADGFFDLLIERFARI